The Salminus brasiliensis chromosome 22, fSalBra1.hap2, whole genome shotgun sequence genomic interval ACCAAGCCCCCACCCTCACATGTCTGTACAGCTAAATAAAGCAGTACACACGGAAACCGATGGGCTAGGGGTTCATTGTTGCAGAGCTAACTAAAAAACCATGTCAGTCTAAATTTAATGCGAGCTCCTCTTGCTACATATGGATTCCAGTGGCCTAAGTCACGTCAAATACCCTACACACATGCTGGCTTAAGGTAGTATTAATTTTCTGCCCATGTGTTGTTCAAAGCCCTTAAATAAATCAAGAGGTCAAAAATAGCCTGGATGAAATTCAAGAGGATTTGATACTGTGAGGCTTATGCGGGATCTGGACCACGGAGTTGCAATTCTGTGTGTATGGCACCGTCTGCTTTCTGTAGCAGCATGGCTTGGGTGGCTAGTTCTCAGGAAGAGCAAAGGCCAGCCTGCAGCGTCACAAACATCTAACACTGTCGCTCCCCTGACACTACAAACACAGGCATCCTTTGGGAATGGTGTCCGTGACAGTTTCAGTCAGGCAGGCCAGTGCTCCTGAAGGATATGTCAACTGCGCTCTGCCACTTCAGCTGCAGCCTGTTTACACTCCAGTCCTGCTCTATAGACTGATGGGTGATCACAGAGATATGCAAAATGTGACATTTCGTGAGGCTGAATCGTGATGAGCCCTATGAGGTCCAATTTCCAACACTCCAAAATCTGGCCACACAATCAGAAGGTGAGCTTTTTGCTAGGCAGCAGGTTAATTAACGCCCCCACAAAAAAAGTATATGAGAGACATGGGTGTTTTTCAACCATTTCACAAATGAAAAAATGGGATCACGTGAAATAAATATGCTTTATGAACACGTGTAACTATGGCTATGTTTACACTAATATAATACTGTATACCACAGTATATAAAATGTCTAGggtattttaaaattaaaatgtgtCTGAAATGTAAAATTTCTGTTTCGTCTCTGTCTAGTATATGGGCAAATATGCTCGTCACCCTTGTGCATTTAAGTGAGCCACATGGTTTGGCTGTCCCCCAATATCATGCACTTTCACCTCATGTGCATTTCTGCCTTAGATGTGCAACATTACAACATTGCAACAATAAGGTTTAAATGGCGGCCTAAGGCAGCAgcttatgttaaaaaaaaatacatccaATTGATTGGCAAAGAGAGAAAGCGGAAATGCGCAATTCGCAAAAGTGGACGATACTGGGGACGGCCATAGTTGGGGGAGAAACTGCTAACTTCTCTAAGCCTCATTAGTCAGCTGCCAGAATCTCATGACCCTCAAGTCTCATGGAGACACCAGTCACCCGACAATCAACCAGTCACTCTCTCAGACATGAGTTTTTATCACCAGCACTTGACTCTGTAGCTCAACAGTTAGTGACAAGGAGCTGCACTGGGCTGTATGATactcggtggagctgtagctgagctagctaagcTTTCTGTCTTTTCAACAGCAGCCGCTCCATCGTTAGTTACCAGTCGCTCAAGTCTTTCTCGTCTAAACCTTTAGTGGGGTTTCTTTCAGCCAGACTTGGATTTGTTCTGCAGTAAGCAGACTGTTAGCTCGGCTGCTAACTAaactaatgctaaccagcttctctctcttgctttcaaGCAGTTTAACACTTGAATTTTTCAGACTGATTTATTTAACAATAATTTAATGATTTAAATTTCCTTTGTCACCTTGTGAGAAAACTGAAATTTGTATTTAGTCATTTTGCAATTTTAAAATAAGGTACGTTGACCAGCCCCCATACCGCGGTATTTTTTTGAGGGGGTATAACAGTATGAAAAAGTGGATATCATCCAAGCTAGTTCACATAGCAggtaaattaaatgtaaataaataaataaataaaaatataaaataaaataaaaataaatcttcCAAAGTTTGTTTTGACTCTATGTGACTTTAATGCATGAATTCAGCTCAACATTGGTCATAAATGTGCTGAAGAGAGGGTAACAGACCTCATAAATATTTAGTCTCTGTTTAAGCAAAATTAGAAGGCACATATCACAACTGCTGAATGATTGAAGACATTTCTAAAGGCCAAATCTGCCCACAGGTGGGCAGTTTAGTAGCGTGGCCTGTTCAGACGAATGTCagatataggtcacattaaaggcaTAGTGTGAACAGCCTAAAAAATCATATTTGGTATTATAAATTGGATTTtggccactttacctgctgcGTGAACATTAGTTAAACTAATCAAGCAGTTACCTGACAAGACAGTGAATATAGCTGCAAAGGCGTTCAGTTTGAGGCCGTCAATGACGTTCCCAAAATGGCAGACCTCAATGGACATGAGGATTCCCCCAGTGGACAGAAGCAGAATATACAGACACTCAGCCACGATACACAGCCACAGCACCcctgaagaggagagagagacacagataagataaagaaaagagaaaagaacgagacagtgagagagaacagagagaatcagagaatagagaaagagagagatcaaGGCTACTGCAGTCGGACTCTAGAGAAATAGCAGACAGGTCAGAGGTTTTATCGTGATAAACTCAGAGGCAGCAGATCTGACCACTGATTAGCTCGGTTTTCGCAGGGCACTGATATACAGACGGTCACTGAAAACCCCGAAACCACAGTGGCTGGTCCAGCTCCCCACCTCCTTCACATTCATTCATCAGGTGCCTCTCAGACATTTGCACTTGAAGGACACTGATCACTGCGGTTTCGAGGAGAGTTTAGGATTCACAGCTTTTACAGCATCTGTGCACATCTACTGTACATATTGAATGGACTCATTGTCATCATTTTTGTATGCGTCTGCCAGAAGCACAGGAAATTAGTAGAAAAAGCAAAGCAACAGCATGTTTTTATTCCATAAACTGCAAAGACAAACCAGTACAACAACAGAGACTGAAATAGGTTTTATTTGATGGGTTTATAAATGAATTCATCTtcatttattccatttattattcattaattaacaTGTCTAGAGGTTGGCATTATTGCAGAAGAAGGGTGACAGTATTAGACTGCTACTATAACGAATATTAACTGTATCTAAGCTTTGAGATTTGATCACATGGAGAGTCTGTCTGTGTGATTAATTAGGAAGAGTTAATTAGTCCAGAGCAACCGGATCTCTATCTTCATAAAACTGCTGTCGGAAGGTGTGTTTTTAACCAAAGGATGTGTAAACCAATTACTCTAAAGACGGAAAAAACGAATCCCAAGAGGATAATGTGAGTCATTATGCACAATAAACCCTGGCGGTCAATACAGAGCAACCAGACAGGTCAACTGATTCCCAGAGAGCAGGGGTAAGATAACGACAACGAGGGCACTCAGAGTCAAGCCACTGCTTTTAGTCACGGCACACAGGAGAGCTGCTTTCTGGACGCCCAGCGCCCTGCAGAAACCACGAAAAGCACTGAACTTACCTCTCTCATGAGGAGGGGCGACGTTTATAAAACTTCTACATTTCTCTCCTGGGAACAAAGAGAGAGCAGACTGAAttgagagacagaaacacacagtaaaAATCACTCCTGTCATTAACACCAGTGTGAAACACAGGGCAGCCTCAGTGTCGGGGTGCTGCTTTCACTGAGCTGGAGGATACACTAACTCATTTACTGTGAGAAAAGATTAGGATAAAGTGGCTGTGAGCTGCTGGGTACAGCCCAATGTCAAAAGCAAAACACAGACATATAAAAGGAAGTCTGAAAGCAGGTTTACAGCTCTATAAATATTCAAGAGCTCATCGCTGATATTCTGTTCTGACCCCTATTCTCAATCATACATCCTAGTCTCTTTAGAAACGGCAATTTAacctttaaaatacatttacatttacggcatttagcagacgctcttatccagagcgacttacaaggttactcgtattacagaggtgggccaatgtagtgttaggagtcttgcccaaggactcttattggtgcagcgcagcatacagtcacccagaccgggacttgaaccccagtcttccacatgctgttgttgtaacgcaatggcaggtggtggtgttatctgttgcgccacaccaaccactctaACATAGGGTTGTTACTTGTCCATTCTGGGTAAAGGAGGCTGTGTTTTAGGTAAATTATAAATAGTGCTATGGTATATCTGTAGTATCACTGTTAAAGCTCCTTCTCGACTCATTAATAAGTCGGTTAGTGGGTTTGCAGGATCATCCAATGCCTCCAGTGTGACAGTGTGATATGAGAGCATCAGCTCATCAGCTAGTCTACATCCCCATTTCTAACCATAAGAAAACCACTAAAGATCACAGAACTGCTAAAATACTGAAGTACAGTATTCAGGAACTCAGTCAGAGACCCATCTCCTCAGGTCTGCCCTGAAAACCACTCCAGCTCTCTGTGAACTTTAGAGATTTTCCCCCCCTCAGTTACAAATGAACACAAAGAGCTGTAAAAGTGCCTCTGTTTACCTATCAGGTCGATGTTCTGCTCGCAGGAGAACCATATTCCGCTGTGAAACCTCCTCATGACGAACTTGTCCTCGCCAGTCTCCCACACGTACTGCACCATCCGGCTGTCGTTGCTGCCGCTCGTGCTGTTGTAGCGAATGCAGTACGCCTGCCTGCCGACCACCGGCCCCGTGCAGAAGGGCTTCACCACCTTGCGCGTGCCCTCGCACCAGTGGCTCGTGGCGAGCGCGGAAACGGCCAGCAGCATCGCGGCCAGGTTCAGCGCGAGAGCCAGAGACGCGCGGCGCCGCCGGTCCAGACCCGTCATGACTGGAGACCCGGGCACCCCGTATCCAGACacgaggaagaggaagaggaggaggaggaggaggaggaggaggagcaggagtgtTTATGTGAGTCACACTCGGGCGGTTTACCTTCAGGACGTTATGGGGTGGAATGGCTTCAAggtcctgagagagagagagagaaagagagagagagagagagagagagagagagaaagagagagaaagagagagagagaagctgctCGCGCTTTGCACCTCCCCGCCCATTTCGCTCCGCGCGCCCTCAGAGTGCACAACTTTCATTGGCTGAGGAAGCTCCACAGTTCTGCTGCTCTGAGGGAGGTTAGTGTACCAGTTGTCACACCGGGCCAGAGGACACCGCGCATGTTACCTAATTCTGATCATATTAAATCAATATTATCCCGATACCGTACTTTTAAAACTCATGTAAAAAGGGgatttatttgtcttattttttgttttacggTGAAACCTGGTAAAGATGCCAAATGATGCATTTATCGagtataaatgaataaatagtaagtgtataaaaataataaacatccCCAGAATTTTAGAAACCTGTTATGTTATCATCAGGGatgaaaaaaattaataataaaaaaaaataataaaaaaacgtagtttttaacactgtaaaaataatattttctctTCTTGTGTCCTCTTACTGCAAtagatgtgctgttagcaagctaaagggattgtagctggttagcttttagccttgcccttCTCACTTAGGCTGCTGAAGGAACGACAGCGCAGTGCACCTctccacagtccacaagctCTCCTCattctgcaccctgcacttactacCGGAACTCCTATGCTccgtcacactgcacccacaaacaCTTCTCCCCACTTACACTACACCTGTATTCACACTTATCCAGTGTCAGTGACATAAACATTCAGATTATGTCAAATCTGAACATTTAACTGTTTATAGTGCAATGCAATAGTGCAGTATTGTAAATagggtgtgtatagtgtatataatgtgtgtatatgtatagtataagttaatgtgtaaatattcagtatttctatttcgGAAATACAACACAAGGGACAAGTTTTTTTACTCGCCTTTACACATGTGTAACGTGACgtgtaaataaatgtgattagtttttttttacccagCTTGGCTTTCTAGAATCTTACTggcaacaaataaaaaaatgaccagTATGATTAAGTTGTGATGTGCAGTTAGGTCCAGTGTGGTAGTCAGCTGAAGTAGGACAGTTTGCATGGTAAAAGCTGGTCAGATAGAGAATGCTTAGCCTAGTGCAGGAACCCATGTGGCTTTCACTTTGTCGAATGCCAAGTTTGAGCTACCTTTCTGTGGACTATGGCTCAGGAAAATCCACGTTCACGAAGCCTGATTCACATAGCAACCCGCTATCCATATTTTACCTAGCCACTTAGATTGTAGGCTTAGCCAGTTGAAGTGCAGCTAGTCAGACCACAGGAGGGGAAAACTAATAGAAAGAGAGGGGGGTGGGGAGGAAAGAGACTCCACTAGTCAATGAGAACATAGAATAGAAAATGGGTCAAATCAACTAGCTAGTCTAGATTAtatgatataaaatattaatataaaatacaaatatttaaatgagcCAATAAGAGCACAGGCCGACATTTAAACTAGCCAATCAGTTTGCAGTAGAAAATTGAAATGGCCAATCTGATAATAGAAGGGAAATAACTGCAAGTTATAATTAAGCAAAACAGGATTTAATTACTAGGAATATTCTAAAAATGCCAATTAGCCACCAGTAGTGGTGCTTCAAAAGATCATATTTATAATCTTACATTGTAGTCAATTTAACTTTCACTAAACGGGCACATGGTATTTTAGAAAGCTGCCCTTTTTGTCCTCATGTTCTCCTAATGTCTTTTGCTTTGCAGTGCCACATGGTGTTTCTTTTTTCCAGACATTATCAAACTAATACCACATTTATAACACCATTTGGAGTCCCACTGTGACATTATTACCACCATAGACCTAAAGTGATTACCTATAAAGCCGGCTGAAaaaaacaaccagtgaaccaccTGGTCTGACAGCTTGTGTAGCCTCATGGGATACAGGCCTTTTCTTGCAGGCTGGACCCACAGCTGGTTCCCCAAGCCTGACCACAACGGTAGTGGTTGTACGCTCACTTCTGATGAACATCAGAGTCTCCTTGTGCCTGGAATACAAACATATGCTTGTCCTTGGTGTGCTCTTGTAGTGGCAGCAGGTATTCCAAGCATGCCTCTTCAACCTCCTTCATATTAATGTTCTGTTGAAAGGACAGACCCTATATCAACAGCCACCAGCGTCAGTGATACTTTCTCCACTAAAGTCTACAGTGATGTGCTCTTTACAGAATTCCAAACTCAACATCTGTTGCCCTAGGGGCCTCGTCTGGCCAGGAAACCCCAAGCAAATGCTTGCTGCATTGCCTCTGCTTTACCACTGGGTTGTTGAGGACATCATTTCAGTTTAGTGGTTGAGTAGTTGAGAGGCATCACCTTGGCCGACAGCTAGGTCAGGGCAGGTACTACCCGTGCATTCCAATTTAGTGGTTGAGTAGTGGAGAAACAGCACCTGGACCAACAGCTAGGTTAGGGAGAGGTTCTTGCCCTTGCCCCATGTCTTCTTGTTGAACCATGAGGGGCAGTAGGGCAGTACACCAAATCTTATACCTTCTATGTAGCCCATTTCATGCAGGTCTTTCTTGCATGTCGAAACCACACCTAGTTCCCTAACACCAGAGTGTCCTTGTGCTTGGCATCCAAACTTATCCCTGTCCACAGTCTATGGTGGGGTTAAACAACTGGCATCCTCAGCTCCTGGCCAAACATTAGAGCAGAAGAAGTACTGGTAACTAGTAGACATTTGAAATGAGGGTATGTGGTGGTCCCAATCCGCTGACACACTGGTATCAGTTACAGGGAATGGCAAATCAGTCTTCCAGTTGTGTTGATTCCAATTGACAGATCTCAGTTAATGCTTGCACCTCAATATTTTGTCCCTGCTCACAGTGCAATTCTTCAGGGGCACCAAAACAGCAGAACATTTCCTCTGACAGGGTCTCAGTGGTAGTGGGGCTTTGACTGGGGATTGCATATGTTGTGGTGCTGCTTTATCAAACGCCTGCCTCTACACATcatgaaatgaaaaacattttctCTGGAGATGGCAAGTAGTCTGGAGTGTGGGACAGTGAATAGATGTCTGTTTTTAAGCAATTTCTACTGATCTCCATTATCCAAATATGTCAAATCATTACCCTTTTCTGACTTGTAATTTTGATACTCTGCCACcgctttgtttttttgttttggtattTTTTGTGTATTTCACCGTTTTGCTGCATGCTTCTTGTGGTACACAGAAAAAAGAAGGTCCCCTGCCGTTTTCTAGATGCTGCAGCACTCACACCTGCAAACATGTGcgcataaaaaaggaaaaaaaaggtatTTCACGTTGCTCGCGTCCCAGGGGGTGATGACTAAAACAGGCCTTCCTCATATTTATCCTCTCTTGTTTGGATAAAAAACTAAATCTCTTACGTTTGTTTCATGTTTCTCTTCCTGCAGGTTTCGATCTTATACATGGTGGTCTGGAGGAATTTGGTTGCGTGCTTCAGGTACAATTTCcattatgatttatttaaacatagctGAATTAGACATGTGCAAGCAAGAATTAAAATGAACCCCTAACCCCCTATGGACTCTAGGTtaattattcagattttgtaTCCTAATGCAGACACTATTGTGGAATATATGCCAAATGTTTGGTTTTGCATATCTtgtggtgtcccacagggttctattttgggtcctatgaaactgatgttaataatGACAGTAATATAGCTATTAGAgtaaagaactgaagtgtgaATGTACATACAGGGTCTGATTGGTTAAAAGGTTGAGGGGCAATATTTACATCCACGCAACCTTTTAACCatatatttgtgtttgcagGCTTATGGACTATGTGAGTATCACCAGTGCTGACAGTGTGCTGTTCCAGCCCTGTTGCCCTGTGTCTTATGCGTACAATAATATTTACCTTCTCTTCTAATAAGAGGTTTTACACTATAAAGAATAGTCCAAAAGCAGCTTAAATTCATCATAATTGTACTGCAATACATGAAACTGAGTACATGTTAATTTAAACTACTATCattttctgtgtgtctgtgtgactTTTTTTATCCCCCTCCTCCTGTCACTGATACTTTCTCTGCATAGCAGAAGCTGAATGTAAACAGGTTAGAGTGCTCACACAGTCTAAGGACTCGAGAATAGACATTGGGCCTATTTTTCCTACTCACAGCATGAAGCACTCAGCATGCAGCAAAACACCCTGTACACATTTACCTGTGGATCTACAGGCTTGAAACTGGCTTGTCCCcagttttctccccaatttatgtattttttccaGTGCCCACCCCCTAGTAAGGACTCCCCCATCATACAGCGCTAAGAGGATGCATGCCAGTATGTGCTTTCTCCAAGTTACATTAAGCCAGCCAACCACTTCTTTTTAAACTATGATTGACATAACGTCATAGGACAGCTGAATACACTTTgaggagaacgctaactgccagttctgctACGTCAGGTAACAGGCAACCACACTGGTTAGCATCGTACTAAGAGATGAGGAAGGGTTATTCTACTcacaaagagagagtgaggcctggacataaaccagccaataaacaAGGAAAGGAAAATTATTGtgtttcattaaaaaggcaaaataacagggttgtaaacaggcttgtaaaaccctatctgagcattttttgcCCCAGCCAAGGTCACATATTACTGTTTATACATAAGAAAACTGGCTTACAAGCAAAGACAGTTCTTGGTATAAAGGCCACTGCACTTGCAGCGTATGTGAATgctctgctccactgctcaaacCACTCCGAGGTAGTATGTGTGAAACAGGCCTTCTGAGGTGTTTTACACTAAGCTTAATATTGCTTTAATTAGTCTGTATGGCAGCATATAACCAGCTCATTACTGATCAAGCTTAAAGGCAGCTAGGCTGCAGGGAAATCTTGCTCTTTGAATCTTTTATGTTGATGATGGTGAGATGGGTGAGTTCGCTGGTCTCATAGCCTACTTCTGAGCAGCTCCAGCCACAGCGCCAAATCAATGAAGATGTTCTCAAACTGTAAATCATCTGTGAGGTCGCTGAGCCTTGGAGGTTGTCTCGGACACCTCGGCCTGCTAATTTATTTCTCCCTCTCACATGTGGGTCAGGCTTGCCAATATCAATGAGCTTATGTGTTGAGGAATTTCAAATAGCCTCTGCCTCCCGAAGGTCTCTGGAGTTCTGGTGTCAGCATTGCGCTGCTGGCTCTGCTTGTCCAGATTTGTAACAGATGACCCCCAAGGGGGAGAGAACTTGCAAAGGATATTGATGGGCAAATAGCAAGCACACGTACACTGAGACATGCACTGTACACATGTGCACATATGTACACATACTGTGCATACACACTTTCATTAGAAACAAagacacccacaaacacacgcacacagccaTTTGCATCTCACTCAGTATCTGTTGGTAATAGCTGTAATGAATGCACGGGAACTCCTTTTCACTCCTTTGAATATGCATGAGCCATTTCTACTCTAAATTACATCCAGCCATTCATGACACACTAGACATATTAAAAAGTCCATATTCGACAAGGTTCTTGTACTACTAGGTCCACTTTGGTTTTGGACATTTTTGTGGGGTTATGAATGGGGAATGTAaaaaccatctattgttccaccacATTGTAGAACCCCCATGGTTCCTTTAAAGTGCTTACAGTCCGTCggagcaggacagttttgatgAGAAACCGAAATGCTGTATTTGCCTATGCTTTTTAACACAGAACTGGGACTGAGCAGAAACCTGCCTCTAACACAGCCCTGGCGTGAACAATCTACCCACGATTCCTGGTGACAGTAGATAGACCCTAACATCAACAATCATTCCatacaaacattaaaaatcCCAAAACCTTTTGAATGAACAGTCTAGTTTTGTTAGTCAGTCCACACATCATGGAAGTTAGCAGAAGTTACCGGTTGTAGAACCACCATGGTTCCTCTAAAGTGCTCAGTGCAGGACAGTATTGTTGAGAAAATGGAAATGCTGTACGCATCTGTACTTTTGCATCCCATCTGGCCATGCTGGGGACGCATTTTAATaataagtgtaaacagaatttgGTCAAAGTATATTTGGATAGTATCTAGATATACTATGAGCAGATTCTGGTTTTCACTCTGATTTCTGTTTGCAAagcgcatgttaatgccaggtgtaaacaggcccttacAGTCTGCCCCAACCCCCAAATTCAAAAACACCTCATTGCAATTATACCATAAAAAAGCAAAATTTGCTAGCATGCCTTTAAAACtgatatatgtatgatatatgaCTGACCTTGTATTGCACCTTCAAAAAACAGTATGtcctgaaacactccttataacttcagtgtgaataaGCAGGGATAGGCTACTTTAGACTGACTAGGCAGATGCATATCAttgctgccatgcaaaaacctcaatttttgcagattttgcattttttaacatttacttccattgaaagttaagaagggtttttccttctctggtaaagttgctattttggacatacaaggtttttcaaTATGCAAATGGGTTGCTTTTTGTGACTTCACATAAACAATGCATTTATAAGGGAGGAACATTTTGGAACATTACCTGTGTTTTCACACTTTTTGTCTAGCTCTTTTATTTCCAAAACATGAAGCAAATGTGCTTTTCCATTATATAGGCTCTTTAAAGGAGATGTGTTCTGCCTGAGTAGCCATCAAGGTGAGGGCGAATGGGAAAATCAATTGCGGGGAAGGCAGCAGTGCACAGGTCTAGATGAATCTACTTGGCTTTTTTATACACTACCTTGCAGCCAGTTTACCTTACAAGGTACACGACCCACCGGGTGTGGCATTAGTGCTGACGTAAGCTCCAGTCCTTGGTAAAACAGTGGCATACATGGGAGACCCCTCACCCTAAAGTTAATGTACCTTTTCCATTTCCCTTCGAGCTATGGGGAAGGTCAGCTGAGTTTAAGCGGCAGAAGAACAGAGGAGATTATTAGTTATACTCTCCCTTGGGAGAGAACCAAGGACACCGTTTAAGGGTGTTTGGAAAAAGGCTGAATAActgacagtaaaaaaaaagatcttgATAGAAAGAGGGGCTATAACAGTATAATTTCTTACTTAATATTCAACACAAAAGGCTTCACATTACGCTGGCTGGATCTACTCAGGTAAAGTTTTGGTGCCTCGATTCATGACACATAGTTCAGATATTCCAGGCTGATACTGGAGAAGCGCTGACGTGATGCAAGTACGAGTTTCTTACTGACACTGTAATATTGAACTGACAGTATGGTGCGCTTCTGTTGTTCAAAAACCTATGTTCCTCCTGATTTGCCTGTCATGTATAGTGCTATGGGAGATACTGATTGTTATTCAGGGAAAGAGGGGAAAATAGAGGGGGAAAATCAACCTGCATCTTTAAACCTCTGGAACTGAGCAGAAGCCTGCCCCTAGCACAGCCCTGAAGTGAACAATCTACCCGAGATTCCTAGTGACAGTGGATAAACCATAACATCAAAGATCTTTCCATATAAACTTCAAGAGCCTTAAAACTACCGTCATCCCAAAACCTTTTGAACGAACAGTTCAGTTTTGTAAGCCAGTGCACACATCATGATTTTTCTAAATTCTCTTCCCAATTTATTCAGTTTTGTTTAAAGGTTGGAAAAAGCCACTATCTTAGTTGAAGAAGAGAATCAAGAATTTAGTCTTTTGAATGAATCTCCCAATGAGACTAAGATGACCAAGGACATGAACTAACAATGTCCATTTTGATTTCAGCTTTTCCttgtaaaaacacacaacattAATAACATGAATTTCTTGCTTTTAGAAATGTACTACAGTTTTAAACAAGattcctccttaatgcttctgGCCATGATATCAAGGTCAAGGCCATTCTGATTTAACTTTAAAATGCCCTAAAATGAACTGAATGCATAAATATTAAGTTTGTGACTTTAGTTAGACTTTAGTTTCAGTTTACAactctgttattttgcctcagaatgaaactgaTTTTCTGTTTTATAGTGGTCTTAATAAAGTAAATAACTCTTCTTTAATTAGCAGGTTTACGTCACTGCGAAG includes:
- the gsg1l2b gene encoding germ cell-specific gene 1-like protein — protein: MTGLDRRRRASLALALNLAAMLLAVSALATSHWCEGTRKVVKPFCTGPVVGRQAYCIRYNSTSGSNDSRMVQYVWETGEDKFVMRRFHSGIWFSCEQNIDLIGEKCRSFINVAPPHERGVLWLCIVAECLYILLLSTGGILMSIEVCHFGNVIDGLKLNAFAAIFTVLSGLLGMVAHMMYTTAFQLTVSLGPEDWKPQSWDYSWSYILAWGSFTACMASSVTTINRYTKTILEFKHKRRNIEKNLKIKQKLLDLDSPDQVWDMYISSVPSTAEELLDLSSSARKLSNNSVFLDLNDMPEPQGEEYC